The Nicotiana sylvestris chromosome 6, ASM39365v2, whole genome shotgun sequence genomic sequence CTTGAAGAGGGCTGTGGAAAATCTGATAGAACAAAAGAGAATAGTGCTAAAGGACAAAGACGTTCCTAATGTAACCAACAATCCATTACtggctcacaacaacgggccggttATTTGAATGATCTGTGAAGATAGAGAATTTAATTCAGCTCTAAAAGCCATCATTGCCATAGCCGATGTAGAAAAGAAGCCAAAAGCTGTAACGAGacaagacaagagggagaaaaagAGCAAACCTACCCCCAGAATACAGAAAAGAAAGTGGAAGCTGAAACTAGGGCAGCGCCCTCCAAAGATGTGTTCTCCATGTTCCTCGAGGCCATAAGAAAGAACAGATGTCATTGAGTCCTTCTAAAAGGTTTGAGCTAAATAAGGAAGCTAAAATGTATATGCCCTAAGGGACCTACGTGGTGCGGGGGCTGATAATTCCACCAAGGCTGAACGAGCCTGTGGTTATTGGCCGCGCACCGCAAAGGCCCATGACGGATCCCACTATCGTTCCATGGAAGTACAACAAAGCGGTAGTAACTTACAAAGGTAAAGAGATATCGAgagaagttaaggaaaataaCCCGGCTAAGAAGTTCCTCAATCTGGAGGAAGTGAATAATGCCACAAAGAAGCGTTTCCCACCTAAGAAGCCAGTGAGTGCTGAAGAAGCAGAAGTGTTCTTTCAAATAATAAAAATGGCAGACTACGAGATAATCGACCAGCTCCGAAAATCTCCTGCCCAAGTCTCATTGTTGTCTTTGCTAATGAATTCAACTGAGCATCAAAAAGTGTTGATCAAAACTCTTAATGAAGCATACGTGCCCATTGAAACAACTGTAGAACAGTTGGAGAGGATGGCAGGAAGGTTTTTTTGTAGTGaatcaaatctctttcagcaagaatgatttgcccTCGGAAGGGGCcgcacacaacaaagcccttcacttgacagttaaatgcgaggggTATTATGTGAAAAAGATCATGCTAGATGGTGGTTCTAGGGTGGATAATTTCCCCCTCTCAACTCTGTAGCGAATGGAAATCAGTACTGAGAGAATCAGACCCAACCACATCTGTGTACGTGCCTTTGACAGCATACAGAGAGATACAATAGGCGAGATTGATCTAGTTCTAACTATCGGCCCGGTGGACTTCGAAGTGACCTTTCAGGTCTTGGACATGGATACTTCATATAATTTCCTCTAgggaaggccatggattcatgcagtaGGGGATGTgtcttctactctccaccagatggtgaaatttgaacatgaagatcaggagattgtagttcacggggaagatgagcaatcgatttatcgggacccgtcagtcccttgtcttgaagctagagaaggaagtgaacatatagtctatcaGACTTTCTAGATTGTGGTCGTGAACCAATATGAAGAAGGAAACCCTTGCCCCAGCCCTTTCTTTCAATcaattatggtggccaaagaaatgataaGACATGGTTACAAACCCTGGGAAGGGCCTCGGGAAGTCATTGCAAGGAATTGCCAAACCTATAACTCTAGCTGCTAGTGAGAAGTTCTTTGGGGTGGATTTCCAATCCACATCAGCTGATAGAAAATGGGCGGATGAAAGAAAGAACAATGGTTGGGTTTTGCCTCAGCCGATTCCGCATCTCTATAGGACATTTGTCAAGCCTATgtacaatgaggaagaggaagatgatGCCTTTACggccgaggaaattgaagaaatctgtggggctATGAGGTAGATgctgtatgaaacccacatggtccaaccaggggaaggctcaagcaccgctgaggtgctatacATGGGACCTAGTGCCAAactgcaaaattggaaggctactccgttcccaatcaggagggaatcccggtagtccagtccTGCCACATTTTCTGtatcacgagttatttcagggtgtaactcggatgttttatTTAGTTTCATGTCTTTAATtcccaatgtaaaccctgttatcttcaaattcaaagaaattaaatcaatatttcatcgttcatctttccttattctttctgatttttgttatttttctcttttatttcttcttttagttctaataatgcggctttaaataacatgacatgctttcGGACTTCATGCTCAGATTCAAACATGCTATcaaactgtgaaataatgaaccaagaaccggaatatgatgaaaaagaggcttttagggaaataaatagagaattggaacaatttgagaatagacgtaagccgaacttaaatgatactgagctggttaatttgggtagttctgaagaaattaggaaaccaagataagcattcacacagatgaaaaaCTCGGAAcacattgatccaacttttgtttgagttcaaagatgtgtttgcttggtcatacgatgacatgccagggccaagtgttgatttggtggttcataagttgccaacttaccccgattatccccctgtccaacaaaagcaaagaaagtttaaaatcgatatcagtgacaagattaaagaagaggtcacaaaatagttgaaagcgggggtgatccgagtggttcgatacactacatggttagccaatgtagttccagtgccaaatAAAGACAGGAAAACCCgagtgtgtgtggattacagagatctgaacaaagcaagtcctaaggataatttcccTTTGCTGAACATCCACATCTTtgttgataactgtgccaaacatgagaaatagtccttcgtggattgttacgcaggatatcaccaagtgttgatggatgaagaggatgcagaaaaggcagcttttaccacaccctggggcacatattgttacagggtcatgccttttggtctgaagaatgccggggcaacctacatgagggccatgattgccatttttcatgatatgatgcaccaagagatagaggtgtatgtagacggCGTGATCATCAAGTTCAAGACCCAGGATGACCATGTTcgggatttgagaaaattctttgagcggctgTGTAAATATGatctgaagctaaacccagccaaatgtacatttggggttccatctggaaaactcttgggattcattgtcagtcgaaGGGGCATCGAGTTacacccaacaaagataaagtccacTCGAGATCTGCCTCCTCCAtgaaccaagaaagatgttatgagctTGCTtggaagattgaactacatcagccgattcattgcccagTTGACGTCTACATGTGAACCCATTTTCAAGCTGCTAAAGAAAGATGCAGTAATTAAATGGATAGACGAAtgccaagaagcttttgacaaaatcaaagaatacttgTTGAACCTgtcagtcttggtcccacctgaatCAGAAAGGCCTCTGTtcttgtatttgacagtcttggagaattcttttggatgtgtCCTCGAGCAACATGACGTGACCGGGAGGAAAGAACAAGCAATCTATCtgagcaaaaagttcacaagtTACGAAGCTAAATATACTCtgttggaaaggacttgttgCGCTCTAACCTGGgtagctcaaaagctgaggcattacttgttggcctacaccacttatctcatcaccaggttggaccctttaaagtacatattccagaaaccaatgCCCATGGGAAGGTTAGCAAAGTGACAGATCCTactcactgaatttgacatagtctacgtcactcgcacgacaatgaaatcCCAAGCGTTAGCAGATCACCTGGCagaaaacccggttgatgatgaataccaacctttgagcacctactttccggatgaagaggtaaattcagttgaggcaatattCAAAGATactaatgcttggaaaatgttctttgatggagcggtaaATGCAAAAGGTGTTAGAAtcggggcaatcttgatctcacccactggtcagcattatccagccacattCCGGCTTcgatttttctgcacaaacaacactgttgagtatgaagcctgcattatagGTATGAATATGGCAATTGACCAAGATGtcaaagaattgttaatcatgggagactcaAATCTGATTATCtgacaagctcaaggagaatgggagacccgagatgtcaaacttattcccttcaggcaacatgtggaagatcataacaagcgattcaagtcaatagagttcaagtACATCCCTCGTTGTCACAATGAAATAGCTGATGCACTTGATACCTTagcctcgatgctgccatacccaggcaatgcccatattgatcccttggaaatccaaatccgggaAAGGCACGGTTACTGTAATACGGTTGAGGCAGAACCAAATTTTCAGCCATGGTGTCATGACATCAAAAGATTTCTGAAAACTAAcgaataccccgagcaagccagtggagaccaaaagagaacgattagacgacatgcaagtggtttttTCCTGAGCggtgatgtcttgtacaaaaggactctggatctcaacttgttaagatgtgttaaCGCCGAAGAGaccggaagaatcatgtatgaagtgcatGCAGGAGTGTGCGGAACCCACATGAACGAGTATGTTTTGGCAAAAAAATCCTTCGAGCGGACTATTACTGAatgactatggaaaaagactGCTTCAGTTTCGTCCGAAAATGTGACCAATGTCAGGTgcatggtgatttgattcatgca encodes the following:
- the LOC138870728 gene encoding uncharacterized protein, whose product is MKSQALADHLAENPVDDEYQPLSTYFPDEEVNSVEAIFKDTNAWKMFFDGAVNAKGVRIGAILISPTGQHYPATFRLRFFCTNNTVEYEACIIGMNMAIDQDVKELQHVEDHNKRFKSIEFKYIPRCHNEIADALDTLASMLPYPGNAHIDPLEIQIRERHGYCNTVEAEPNFQPWCHDIKRFLKTNEYPEQASGDQKRTIRRHASGFFLSGDVLYKRTLDLNLLRCVNAEETGRIMYEVHAGVHGDLIHAPPTELHPMLAPWLFVSWGMDVIRLIELKDSNGHRFILVAIDYFTKWVEAITLKSVTMKAIIDFVHSNLICRFGSPATIITDNTANLNSHLMREIY